From Pseudomonadota bacterium, the proteins below share one genomic window:
- a CDS encoding DUF1844 domain-containing protein, which translates to MTEKSPEQKECCEAGKIWKDGKCVMPEVTFIAFIMSLNTAALFHLGEIADPATGQKQKDPVLAKNAIDSLRLLQAKTTGNLTDEEKNVLESILYDLKMRYIKIFG; encoded by the coding sequence ATGACTGAAAAATCACCAGAACAAAAAGAATGTTGCGAAGCCGGCAAGATATGGAAAGATGGAAAATGTGTGATGCCGGAGGTGACATTCATTGCCTTTATCATGTCGCTTAATACCGCGGCGCTTTTTCATCTTGGTGAAATCGCCGACCCTGCTACCGGCCAGAAGCAGAAGGACCCGGTTTTGGCCAAGAACGCCATTGATTCCTTAAGACTTCTGCAGGCAAAGACCACGGGCAACTTGACCGACGAGGAAAAAAATGTCCTTGAAAGCATCCTCTATGACCTCAAGATGAGGTATATAAAGATTTTTGGTTAA
- a CDS encoding 4-(cytidine 5'-diphospho)-2-C-methyl-D-erythritol kinase has product MDGQIEFQTITVTAPAKINLYLAVTGRRNDGYHDLDTLMVKVDLCDTLHLRVIDKGIKLLCPDSDVPDDESNLVYKAASAFKELTGITRGVEITLEKKIPIAAGLGGGSSDAAATLHGLQELFQKKIASNVLIPIGRTLGADVPFFLSDYDSARATGIGDRLEKRELCGEFWFVLVNPGFAVSTKWVYENFALTTGGNPYILGRKLESANGKNFFFPDLGTILYNDLEAVTVAKYPEIQVIKERLLAAGAKGVLMSGSGPTVFGVFEDERIAFDGVGQLRQRYNKVFLARPHLA; this is encoded by the coding sequence ATGGACGGACAGATTGAGTTTCAGACAATAACTGTCACCGCACCCGCAAAAATTAATCTGTATCTGGCGGTTACCGGTCGTCGTAATGATGGATATCATGATCTTGATACTTTGATGGTCAAGGTGGACCTCTGCGACACGCTTCATCTGCGGGTTATTGATAAAGGGATAAAGCTTTTATGCCCGGACAGCGATGTTCCTGATGACGAATCCAATCTGGTTTATAAGGCAGCTTCAGCATTTAAAGAATTAACCGGAATTACCAGGGGTGTCGAGATTACCCTTGAGAAGAAGATTCCGATTGCTGCAGGTCTTGGCGGAGGCAGCAGTGATGCAGCCGCAACTCTTCACGGTCTTCAGGAGCTGTTTCAGAAAAAGATAGCATCCAATGTATTAATTCCCATTGGAAGGACCCTGGGTGCTGATGTGCCGTTTTTCCTTTCTGATTATGATTCGGCTCGAGCCACAGGGATTGGCGACAGACTCGAGAAAAGAGAATTATGCGGAGAATTTTGGTTTGTTCTGGTCAACCCGGGCTTTGCAGTTTCCACAAAGTGGGTGTATGAGAATTTTGCGTTGACAACAGGGGGTAATCCATATATCTTAGGCCGCAAACTTGAAAGTGCCAATGGTAAGAACTTTTTCTTTCCTGATTTAGGGACGATTTTATATAACGATCTTGAAGCAGTTACGGTTGCAAAGTATCCTGAGATTCAGGTAATAAAAGAACGGCTTCTGGCTGCCGGTGCAAAAGGGGTATTAATGAGCGGCAGCGGCCCGACTGTTTTCGGAGTTTTTGAAGACGAAAGAATTGCTTTCGATGGTGTTGGGCAATTGAGACAGCGCTACAATAAGGTTTTTCTCGCTCGGCCGCATCTGGCTTGA
- a CDS encoding ribose-phosphate pyrophosphokinase — MSYEMKIFSGNANPELAKDICSYLEIPLSKVEVRTFSDGEIFVEIGENVRGRDVFVIQPTCPPVNNNLMELVIMVDALRRASARRITAVLPYYGYGRQDRKVAPRVPITAKVVAEMLMVVGVRRVLTMDLHAGQIQGFFNIPVDHLYAAPILLEYISGKFKDNVVMVSPDAGGVERTRAFAKRLNAGLAIIDKRRERANESQAMNVIGDVKGKTAILLDDMVDTAGTLCAAADMLADAGAKEVHACSTHPVLSGPAIERLENSRIKSLVVTNSIPLNSNAKKCEKIKVLSISKLLGEAISRIHSEDSVSSLFV, encoded by the coding sequence ATGAGTTATGAAATGAAAATATTTTCCGGAAATGCTAATCCCGAACTTGCTAAGGATATCTGTTCGTATTTGGAAATTCCTTTATCCAAGGTCGAGGTACGGACCTTCAGTGATGGCGAGATTTTTGTTGAAATTGGGGAAAATGTTCGTGGCAGGGATGTTTTTGTAATTCAGCCGACCTGCCCGCCGGTAAATAATAATCTCATGGAACTTGTGATAATGGTCGACGCCTTGCGCCGCGCTTCAGCGCGACGAATCACTGCGGTGCTTCCTTATTATGGTTATGGACGTCAGGATAGAAAAGTTGCGCCGCGAGTTCCGATTACTGCAAAAGTTGTTGCTGAAATGCTCATGGTTGTCGGTGTTCGCCGAGTACTGACCATGGATCTTCATGCAGGTCAGATTCAGGGCTTTTTTAATATTCCTGTTGATCATCTTTATGCAGCGCCGATACTTTTGGAATACATCTCGGGCAAGTTTAAAGACAACGTGGTCATGGTTTCGCCGGATGCCGGGGGTGTTGAAAGAACACGCGCTTTTGCAAAACGCCTCAATGCCGGTCTGGCGATTATCGACAAGCGTCGTGAACGAGCCAATGAATCCCAGGCAATGAATGTTATCGGAGATGTTAAAGGCAAAACTGCTATTTTGCTTGATGACATGGTTGATACGGCTGGAACCCTTTGTGCCGCGGCCGACATGCTGGCCGATGCCGGTGCAAAGGAAGTACATGCCTGTTCGACACATCCGGTACTTTCCGGGCCGGCAATTGAAAGGCTCGAGAATTCCAGAATCAAAAGTCTCGTAGTAACAAACAGCATACCACTGAATAGCAACGCGAAGAAATGTGAAAAAATAAAAGTACTCTCAATTTCAAAATTATTGGGAGAAGCGATCAGCCGCATACACTCTGAAGATTCCGTCAGTTCTCTTTTTGTGTGA
- a CDS encoding 50S ribosomal protein L25, producing MIQMDLTAQVRENFGKGASRTLRRDGLTPAILYGPKIEPMSLQLDSKSFTKTLLAIHRRHAVITLDIEVGKKKETKHVMIREIQTHPVKDSLVHVDFVEVSLEEPSTLKVPIRFTGKAKGVDLGGELHVSVAEVALQGKLLDIPDFIEIEVTNLNIGDDIKCNMLDIPANIKLIGIKGDSVCVSVQHAISAPAEGAEGAAAASKGAEVSSSESPAKE from the coding sequence ATGATACAAATGGATTTAACAGCTCAGGTTCGGGAAAATTTTGGTAAAGGTGCATCCAGAACTTTGAGAAGAGACGGTTTGACCCCGGCAATTCTGTATGGGCCGAAAATTGAGCCTATGTCCTTACAGCTCGATTCAAAATCCTTTACCAAGACTTTGCTCGCCATCCATAGAAGGCACGCAGTGATCACACTTGATATCGAAGTCGGCAAAAAGAAGGAAACCAAGCATGTCATGATCAGGGAGATTCAGACACATCCTGTTAAAGACTCACTTGTCCATGTCGACTTTGTTGAAGTTTCCCTTGAGGAGCCGAGCACCCTCAAGGTGCCTATCCGTTTTACCGGCAAAGCGAAAGGGGTTGATTTAGGCGGAGAATTGCATGTTTCAGTAGCCGAGGTTGCCCTGCAGGGAAAACTTCTTGATATTCCTGATTTTATAGAGATTGAAGTAACGAATCTGAATATTGGGGATGACATCAAATGCAACATGCTTGATATCCCGGCTAATATTAAATTGATCGGCATCAAAGGAGATTCTGTTTGTGTTTCAGTCCAGCATGCAATTAGTGCCCCTGCCGAAGGTGCGGAAGGTGCAGCTGCAGCCAGTAAGGGAGCAGAAGTATCATCTTCTGAATCTCCTGCAAAGGAATAA